DNA sequence from the Amycolatopsis sp. Hca4 genome:
CGATGCCGACGCCGTTCGCGGCCGCCGTCTCGCCGATGTAGGCGTTCCAGCCGCGCTGCGAGCAGACGACCGCTTTCACGCCGGCGTCGGTGAACACGTGCGTGAGCTCGCGTTCGCGGTACATCGGGTTGACCGGCACCACGATCCCGCCCGCTTTCCAGGCGCCGAGCAGGGCGATCACGAACTGGGGGATGTTCTGCAGCACCAGGGCGAGCCGGTCGCCGCGGGCGAAGCCGTGTGCCGCCAGGTACCGGGCGACGCCGTCGGAGAGCTCGTCGACCTGGCGGTAGCTCAGCCGCCCGTCGAAGTACGCGATCGCGACCCGGTCCGGGACGTGGTCCACGGCCCGGCGGAACGACTCGGGCAGCGTCGTCCGGCGCACCGGCTCCGCGGCCCGGACCCGTTCGTCGTAGCTCGCGAGCCAGGGCTTCGCGTCGTACCAGCTCATCCAGTGACCTCCTTTGGACACCGACCGGTCGGTATGCCGACGCTAGGAGGCGGCGGCGGCCCGCGTCAAGTCCCGCACGGGTACGCCGAAATTGCGCACGACAATTCCTGTGCGCGAAAACAACGACAGAACAACGCGGCCAGAAGCCGCCGTCACAGGGGTACACGTACCACGGTTCGAATTGGTTCAGCTCTTCTTTTTCGCACCGGTCACACTGGACAAACCCCAGGTCCACCCGCCACCATGGTCGTCGGCGACCAGCTTGGACCGCCCCATCAGATAACCCCGCCGTATCCCCCGAACGCGGCGGAGTACCCATATGTTCACGCTAACCAACGCACGAAAACGGAGTCATTCATGCCTGCTTCCGGTGGACGACACCGCCTGTCCCGGCGGACGAAGATCGCGACCGGGGCCTTCGCCCTCGCGATCGCGGGCGGGGCGCTGGCGGTCGCCACGACCTTCGGCGACCCCGGCGCCGCCAACGCCGCCTCGGGCGGCCAGGCCGCCGTCGGCCAGATCAGCTGTCCCGACGTGGCGAGCAAGCTCCCGGCCATCCCGGCGCAAGCCCAGGCCGAGGTGCAGCGCAACCTCGAGCTGCTGAACACCCAGATCGACGAAGCCAACAACCGCCTGCGCACGACCGTCGGCCAGGGCGGCCCCAACTTCGTCCAGAACGCCATCCTCGGCCCGCTGGCGGACAAGCGGAAGTCCACGATCGACCGCATCGCCATCTCGATCGGGCGCCGGGCCGAGAAGCCGCAGGGCCTCGACAGCCTGGCCACCTGCTCGGTGGGCGGCCAGGCCGGCGCTCCGGCACCGGCCCAGGGCACCGGCAACGGCGGCCAGAGCGGCAACACCGGGAACACCGGCAACAGCGGCCAGAACGGGAACACCGGCAACGCCGGGGTCGGCCAGATCTCCTGCCCCGACGTGGCGAGCAAGCTCCCAGCCATCCCCGCCCAGGCCCAAGCGGAGGTGACCCGCAACCTCGAGCTGCTGAACACCCAGATCGACGAAGCCAACAACCGCCTGCGCACGACCGTCGGCCAGGGCGGCCCCGACTTCGTCCAGAACGCCATCCTCGGCCCGCTCGAGGACAAGCGGGTGGCGACGATCAACCGGATCGCCACCGCCATCGGCCGCACCGCGGCCAAGCCGCAGGGCCTCGACGCACTCGCGCCCTGCAGCCGGTGACCGCCCGGGTCCGGCGGGGGGTGCGCCCCGCCGGACCCGCGTCTCACCGGGCCAGCAGCGCGCTGATCCGCAGGAAACCCCGCGCGGTCATCGTCACCCGCACCTGCGTGGTGACGACCGGGTCGAATGCGAACGACGTCGGGTCGTTCGAGCCGGTCCCCCACGTGATCCGCAGGTTCCGCACCGGCTCGAAGCCCCGGGCCGTGCGGTACGCGACCTCGACCGCGACCGGCAGCGCGAGCTTGGCGTCCACCACGAAGTTCGCCGTCACGGCCGCGATCCGCTGGGCCGACGGCCAGGCGAGTGACACCCAGTCCTCGGCCCGGGGCCTGCTCACCGCGTTCAGCGTCGCCGTCGCCGGCTTCGAGTAGTGGTTCGACCAGCCGGTGGCCGGGTTCCCGTCCAGCATCGCCGACGGCAGCGTGTCCGGTGCGCCCGAGTAGCTCGCGTCCGCGGTCGAGACGACCGGGATGGGGACGACCTCGACCGCGCGCGCTCCCGGGCCGTGGCGCTGCCCGAGCGGCGTGCCGGGGAAGGTCAGCTTCCCCGGTGCCAGGCCCGGCGCGCTCGCGGTGACCGTGATCGGGCCGCGCCCGCCGGTCGCCGCGATCACGGCCACGGCCAGCCCGTGGAACGCCGGGATCGTGGGCTGCTGGTACCCCTGGGCGAGTTCCTGCCGTCCGTTGTCGACCCCGGCGACCCGGCCGGGCCCGGCGACGGTGAACCGCAACACCGGTTCGGCGCCGGGCACGACGACCCCGTTGGCGTCCACCACCGAAGCCGTCACGAACGTCATCGCGCCGGCCACCACCCCGCCACCGGGCGCGTCGACGCCGAGCCTGACCGCGCGCGGCGGGCCGGCCGTGACCAGCTCGTCTCGCGCCACCTCACGGCCGCCCGCGCGGGCGATCGCGGTCAGCGTGCCGGGTGCGAACGGCACGGTCCAGGTCAGGTGCAGCTTGCCGGTGCCGCCGTTCGGGCTGGTGTAGCTGCCGGATGGAGCGTTCTTGTCGTCACCGGCCGGTTCGCTCGTCTCCAGGTACCGCCGTCCGTCCACTGTGGTCTTGCGGTCGAACTTCCGCACGCCGAGCGACTTCCCGTTGAGCACCAGCTCCACGGTGTCCACGGTGGAGTAGACCCAGACCGCGACGGGCTCGCCGGGCCGGTGGTTCGTCCAGTCCATCGGGGTCAGGTGCACCATCGGCGCGGTCGTCCACTGGCTGCGGAACAGGTGGAAGGCGTCCTTGGGCAGGCCGGCGCTGTCGACCGCGCCGAAGAAGGACGTCTTGACCGGGAAGACGTCGTACGGGGTCGGTTCGCCGAGGTAGTCCTGCCCGGCCCAGAGGAACTGGCCCTGGCAGTACTTCCGGTCGCGGTCCTTCTTCAGCGAGTACTCGCCGCTCAGCGTCCACGGGGCCAGGTTGTTGTCGTAGGAGGACGTCGCCCGCTTGCCCGGGGTGTGGTTCTCACCGGTGTTGAGCAGCTCCGGTTCCTGGTAGAACCCGCGCGTCGAGGTCTCCGACGACGTCTCCGACTCGAAGAAGAACTTGCCCGGGTACCGCTGGTGCAGCCCGTCGACGGACTCGGCGTTGTTGTAGTTGACGCCGAGGCCGTCGAGCTGCTGCAGGATGAGGTCCTGCGGCGAGCCCGGCGCGGGCACACTGCGGTAGCGGTCGGTGCCCATGACGACCGGCCGGGTCGGATCGATCGCCCGGACGGCGGCGATCAGTCCCGCCGCGATCTCCGGGCCGCCCGCCATCGACGCGTCCGGCACCTCGTTGCCGATCGACCACAGCACCACCGCGGGCGAGTTCTTGGCCGCGTGCACCATTTCGGCGATGTCGCGCCCGCTCCACTCGTCGAAGTCACGGTGGTAGTCGTAGGCGAGCTTGCCGGTCCGCCAGCAGTCGAACGCCTCGACCATCAGGAGGATGCCGAGCCGCTCGCAGACCGTCACCAGCTGCGGGTCCGGCGGGTTGTGCGCGGTCCGCACCGCGTTGACGCCCATCGCGAGCATCAGGCGCAGCTGGTGCTCCAGCGCGGCCGGGTCGATCACCGCACCCAGCGCACCCTGGCTCGCGTGCAGGTTGACCCCACGCAGCTTCATCGGCTCGCCGTTGAGCGAAAAGCCGTTGTCCGGGTGGAATTCGGCGTGGCGGAAGCCGAAGTCGACCGTGGTGGTGTCGAGCACGCGGCCGCCCACGACGACCTCGGTGCGCAGCCGGTACAGCCGGGGTGCGCTCGTCGACCACAGCTGCGGTCGCTCGACCCGCGGCGTGGTCGTCGCCTTCGCCGTCCCACCGGCGGGGACCGCCACGCTCGTCACGCCGGTCGCCACCGCGCGGCCCGCCGGGTCGGTGACCGTCGTGCGCACCTCGGCGGTGACCGCGGCGCCGGAGTCGTTGGCGACGTCGGTGACCACCCGCACGGTGCCCCGGCCGGCCGCGATGTCCGGCGTGGTGACGAAGGTGCCGTGCCGGACGATGTGCACCGGGTCGGTGACGACCAGCCGGACGCGGCGGAAGATCCCGCTGCCGGAGTACCAGCGGCTGCTCGGCAGCGGGTTCGCCGCCCGCACGGCGAGCACGTCCGGCGTCCGCCCGTCGGTGTGCAGCGCCGCGGTGAGGTCGAAGGCGAACCCGGTGTAGGCGTACGGGTGGTGGCCGAGCAGCTCGCCGTTCAGGTACACGTGGGCATCCGAATAGACGCCGTCGAACTCCACCGACACCCGACGGCCGGCGAGCGACGGCGGCAGCGTGAACGCCTTGCGGTACCAGCCGAGGCCGCCGCGGAAGAAGCCGGAACCGCTGTCGGTGCCCTGCCCCGTCGGCGGGAGCTCGATGCTCCAGTCGTGCGGGACGTCGACGACCTGCCACGTCGAGTCGTCGAAACCGGGCTTCGCCGCGTCGGCGAAGCGGCCACCGGGATCGGTGATGCCGTCGGGATTGGCCAGTGCGAACCGCCAACCGGTCGTGAAATCGCTTTCTCGCGCTGCGGCCGGCGGCGCGATCGCTTCGGCGGCCCGCGCGACCGGCACGACGGCCGCCGTGGCGACGACGGCGCCGGCCCCACCCAGCACGACCCGTCTGCGGAGACCGCTCGGCTCTTCTTCCGACATCGGGTGAGCCCCTTCCAGCGCGGCGATGTGCGGGCGGAAAGCACTATGGCACAGGAGTTTCCGGACGGCCAACGGGTTCGATAATTTCGAACCCGGCCACTTCCGCTGAGCCAAGCGACCGCTTAGTATGGTGCCGACCCCAAGGAGGCGGTTATGTCCACAGTGGATGGAGTGCGGTACGAGGCGGACGGCGCGGTCGCGACGTGCACCTTCGACAGGCCGGACCGCAGCAACGCGATGGACATCCCGATGCAGGCTCGCTACGGCGCTCTGCTGCGGCAGGCGGACGCGGATCCGGACGTCCGCGCGGTGGTCGTCACCGGGGCCGGCCGGGCCTTCTGCCCCGGCGCCGACCTGGGCCTGCTGGAAACGGTCGCCTCCCGGCCGCCGGCCGAGGGCAACGTCCGCGACGTGCTGGCGGCGACCACGGTGGGCGTCCCGGTGGTGGCGGCGATCAACGGCGGCTGCGCCGGCCTGGGGTTCGTCATCGCGTGTTCGGCGGACGTCCGGTTCGCGGCCGCGGGTGCGAAGTTCACCACGGCGTTCGCCCGCCGGGGCCTGATCGCCGAATACGGCATCGCGAAGCTGCTCCCGGAGCTCGTCGGCCGGGGCCGGGCCCGCGACCTGCTGCTGTCGGGGCGGACGTTCACCGCGGAGCAGGCGCTGGAGTACGGCCTGGTCCAGGAGGTGGTCCCGGCCGGGGACCTGGCCGGGCACGCCCACGCGTACGCGACCGAGCTGGCGACCTACAGCGCTCCGCGGTCGATGGCGGTGATGAAGGAGCAGTTCGCCCGGGAAGCGCTGCTGCCGCTGCCCGAGGCGGCTCGCGAGGCGGCCGCGCTGATGCTCGAGTCGTTCGGTCATCCCGAGCTGGCCGAGGGGCTGGCCAGCTGGAACGAGCGCCGTGCACCGCGGTTCCCACCCCACCGATGAGTTCTCGGCGCCGCGGCCGTCAGTACCGGTATGGCCAAGTTGCTCTACGCGTTCAGCTGCTCGATCGACGGGTTCATCGCCGGCCCGGGCGGCGACATGTCCTGGTTGACCCCGTTCCTGGGGCCACCGCCGGCGGACCTCCTCCCCCGCATCGGCGCGCTGCTGGTGGGCCGCCGCACCTTCGACGGCGACGACCCGCACAAGGGCGGCCCGGGTGAAGGGAAGGCGTTCGGCGGCGGCTGGGAGGGGCCGCAGGTGGTGCTGACCCACCGCGCGCCCGGCCCGGTCCCCGGCGTGACGTTCGCCGCCGACCTGGCAACGGCGGTGTCCACGGCGAAGGCGGCGGCCGGCGACAAGTACGTCAACGTGCTCGGGGCGGAGGTGGCCCGGCAGTGCCTGGAGGCCGGCGTGCTGGACGAGATCCTGGCGTTGCCGGTGCCGGTGCTGCTCGGGAGCGGGGTGCGGGTCTTCTCGCGGACCGGCCCGCCGGTCCGCCTTTCCCCGGTGGGACCTTCCTGGTACCGCATCGAGTACTGACGAGCCGGCGGAATTCGTCGATTCGCCTGCTCCGGCGCGGTGCCCGGCGTTCGGGTGCTCGCCGCAGGGTTGCGATTTCCCGAGTGGTCCCCCGCCGGTACCGCCACTGACCGCCGGACTCTCAGAGATCTCCCAGGAACTCCCAGGAACCGGCCAGGCGGGTCGGCCACGCTCGCCGCATGACGATCGAAATCCGGGGCCTGACCAAGCGGTACGGGCCCGACACCGTGGTGGACGACCTGTCGTTCACCGTCGCACCCGGGCAGGTGACCGGGTTCCTCGGGCCCAACGGCGCCGGCAAGTCCACGACCATGAAGATGATCGTGGGCCTGGCCGCGCCGACGCGGGGCTCGGTCACCGTCGGCGGGCGGCGCTACCGGGACCTCCCGGTGCCGCTCACCGAGGTGGGCGCGTTGCTCGACGCGGGTGCCGTGCACGGCGGCCGGAAGGCCGCCGACCACCTGCTGGCCCTCGCGGTGAGCAACGGCCTCCCCCGGCGCCGGGTCGGCGAGGTGCTCGCCCGGACCGGGCTGGACGGCGTGGCGGGCAAGCGGGCAGGCGGGTTCTCGCTCGGCATGCGGCAGCGGCTCGGCATCGCCGCGGCGCTGCTCGGCGACCCGCGGGTGCTGATCTTCGACGAGCCGGTGAACGGACTCGACCCCGAAGGCATCCGCTGGATCCGGGGCCTCATGCGCTCCCTCGCCGCCGAGGGCCGGGCGGTGCTGGTGTCCAGCCACCTGATGGGCGAGATGGCACAGACCGCCGACCACCTGGTCGTCATCGGACGGGGGCGGCTCGTCGCCGACACCGCCGTGCGCGAGCTCGTGCGTGGCGAGGGCACCGTGCTGGTCCGCACGCCCGAGCCGGGCTTCGCGCGGCTGCTGGTCACCGCCGGGGCGGCCGTG
Encoded proteins:
- a CDS encoding glycoside hydrolase family 2 TIM barrel-domain containing protein; this encodes MSEEEPSGLRRRVVLGGAGAVVATAAVVPVARAAEAIAPPAAARESDFTTGWRFALANPDGITDPGGRFADAAKPGFDDSTWQVVDVPHDWSIELPPTGQGTDSGSGFFRGGLGWYRKAFTLPPSLAGRRVSVEFDGVYSDAHVYLNGELLGHHPYAYTGFAFDLTAALHTDGRTPDVLAVRAANPLPSSRWYSGSGIFRRVRLVVTDPVHIVRHGTFVTTPDIAAGRGTVRVVTDVANDSGAAVTAEVRTTVTDPAGRAVATGVTSVAVPAGGTAKATTTPRVERPQLWSTSAPRLYRLRTEVVVGGRVLDTTTVDFGFRHAEFHPDNGFSLNGEPMKLRGVNLHASQGALGAVIDPAALEHQLRLMLAMGVNAVRTAHNPPDPQLVTVCERLGILLMVEAFDCWRTGKLAYDYHRDFDEWSGRDIAEMVHAAKNSPAVVLWSIGNEVPDASMAGGPEIAAGLIAAVRAIDPTRPVVMGTDRYRSVPAPGSPQDLILQQLDGLGVNYNNAESVDGLHQRYPGKFFFESETSSETSTRGFYQEPELLNTGENHTPGKRATSSYDNNLAPWTLSGEYSLKKDRDRKYCQGQFLWAGQDYLGEPTPYDVFPVKTSFFGAVDSAGLPKDAFHLFRSQWTTAPMVHLTPMDWTNHRPGEPVAVWVYSTVDTVELVLNGKSLGVRKFDRKTTVDGRRYLETSEPAGDDKNAPSGSYTSPNGGTGKLHLTWTVPFAPGTLTAIARAGGREVARDELVTAGPPRAVRLGVDAPGGGVVAGAMTFVTASVVDANGVVVPGAEPVLRFTVAGPGRVAGVDNGRQELAQGYQQPTIPAFHGLAVAVIAATGGRGPITVTASAPGLAPGKLTFPGTPLGQRHGPGARAVEVVPIPVVSTADASYSGAPDTLPSAMLDGNPATGWSNHYSKPATATLNAVSRPRAEDWVSLAWPSAQRIAAVTANFVVDAKLALPVAVEVAYRTARGFEPVRNLRITWGTGSNDPTSFAFDPVVTTQVRVTMTARGFLRISALLAR
- a CDS encoding enoyl-CoA hydratase-related protein, coding for MSTVDGVRYEADGAVATCTFDRPDRSNAMDIPMQARYGALLRQADADPDVRAVVVTGAGRAFCPGADLGLLETVASRPPAEGNVRDVLAATTVGVPVVAAINGGCAGLGFVIACSADVRFAAAGAKFTTAFARRGLIAEYGIAKLLPELVGRGRARDLLLSGRTFTAEQALEYGLVQEVVPAGDLAGHAHAYATELATYSAPRSMAVMKEQFAREALLPLPEAAREAAALMLESFGHPELAEGLASWNERRAPRFPPHR
- a CDS encoding ABC transporter ATP-binding protein; the encoded protein is MTIEIRGLTKRYGPDTVVDDLSFTVAPGQVTGFLGPNGAGKSTTMKMIVGLAAPTRGSVTVGGRRYRDLPVPLTEVGALLDAGAVHGGRKAADHLLALAVSNGLPRRRVGEVLARTGLDGVAGKRAGGFSLGMRQRLGIAAALLGDPRVLIFDEPVNGLDPEGIRWIRGLMRSLAAEGRAVLVSSHLMGEMAQTADHLVVIGRGRLVADTAVRELVRGEGTVLVRTPEPGFARLLVTAGAAVREGTEAALVVSGMTSVEIGKLAAYHGVALAELTPQRVSLEDAFMELTKDSVDYQESAG
- a CDS encoding dihydrofolate reductase family protein, with the translated sequence MAKLLYAFSCSIDGFIAGPGGDMSWLTPFLGPPPADLLPRIGALLVGRRTFDGDDPHKGGPGEGKAFGGGWEGPQVVLTHRAPGPVPGVTFAADLATAVSTAKAAAGDKYVNVLGAEVARQCLEAGVLDEILALPVPVLLGSGVRVFSRTGPPVRLSPVGPSWYRIEY